A DNA window from Linepithema humile isolate Giens D197 chromosome 6, Lhum_UNIL_v1.0, whole genome shotgun sequence contains the following coding sequences:
- the Cpsf6 gene encoding cleavage and polyadenylation specificity factor subunit 6 isoform X5 codes for MDEFAGDGVDLYDDVIAAPAGGNGGVSSGNTGDGGGDTTSPNEETNGNTPYHQLGNNIQPNQIGRRHQLYVGNLTWWTSDQDITDVVQSIGVTDFVEVKFFENRANGQSKGFCVISLGSEQSMRLCMDRLPKKELHGQNPVVTYPTKQALNQFESQCKTRPAPAPQQSQSQRPHNPHQHQPPMPPHQQHPQHPQHPQHSQQNHGPRMMMGPPQGVRPQRMPPPGMGPPGPGGPGQQGPPRMHGPPMGPGPGPHHPLPGHPNQGPPPGYQQGPWNGPRPNGPPGPPRGPSGPGGPPQQGPPGPGPGQHRPPGMQFHGGPPGPPGQGPPRGPPGHPGGPPGDPRGAQPRPEWNRPPGMHHGPQGPPGFPQHQHMQGPQPGQGPPQRGPPPGSMGGPGGPPPGHGGPPQGPPQGPPGGPAPHVNPAFFPQGPPHQHPGQHPPGPPGPPHGPPHGPPHGPPHGPPHGPPHGQPHGPPHVPPHGYGPPSAQAPYGAPGPDHRPEGPPPLSEQEFEEIMGRNRTVSSSAIARAVSDAAAGEYASAIETLVTAISLIKQSKVAADDRCKILISSLQDTLRGVETKSYGSGRRERSRSRDRERSHRRRRERSRSRDREYRERSRDRDRERDRERDRERERDRDRDRERYYSEPYPRERSRSRERERERERDREYRERSREESTTRQSARPRVKEEPPETAPVSSSKASSNVVKRDKERQRDKESDIYPMYYDDRYRERERERDRERESSRRPSEREREPERERERERERDRRDERGDSSHRSRH; via the exons ATG GATGAATTTGCTGGTGATGGTGTTGATCTGTATGATGACGTGATCGCTGCACCAGCCGGTGGTAATGGCGGTGTCTCCTCTGGAAATACTGGAGATGGTGGTGGTGATACCACATCCCCAAATGAAGAAACCAATGGAAATACACCTTATCATCAATTGGGCAATAATATACAACCAAATCAAATTGGTAGACGACACCAATTATATGTTGGAAATTTGACAtgg tggACTAGTGATCAAGACATTACAGATGTGGTTCAAAGCATCGGTGTGACTGATTTTGTAGAAGTGAAATTTTTTGAGAATCGCGCTAATGGGCAGTCCAAAGGCTTCTGCGTAATATCTTTGGGTTCCGAACAAAGTATGAGATTATGTATGGACAGACTGCCCAAGAAGGAACTACATGGTCAGAATCCTGTAGTAACTTATCCCACGAAGCAAGCTTTGAATCAA TTTGAATCGCAGTGTAAGACACGACCCGCCCCGGCTCCGCAGCAGAGTCAGAGCCAGCGCCCTCATAACCCCCATCAACATCAGCCGCCAATGCCACCTCATCAACAACATCCCCAGCATCCTCAACATCCTCAACACTCGCAACAAAATCATGGCCCTAGAATGATGATGGGTCCTCCGCAAGGTGTTAGACCGCAAAGGATGCCGCCTCCCGGAATGGGTCCTCCAGGTCCCGGGGGTCCGGGTCAGCAAGGACCGCCGCGTATGCACGGCCCACCAATGGGTCCAGGTCCGGGACCACATCACCCATTACCCGGCCATCCCAATCAAGGCCCGCCGCCCGGTTATCAGCAAGGACCATGGAATGGTCCGCGACCCAATGGTCCACCCGGGCCGCCTAGAGGACCCAGCGGACCTGGCGGTCCGCCGCAACAAGGCCCACCTGGACCGGGTCCTGGTCAGCACAGACCACCAGGAATG CAATTTCATGGTGGTCCACCCGGACCGCCCGGCCAGGGACCTCCACGCGGCCCACCCGGTCACCCCGGTGGCCCTCCCGGAGATCCGCGAGGAGCGCAACCTCGTCCTGAGTGGAACAGGCCTCCAG GAATGCATCATGGGCCTCAGGGACCACCAGGTTTCCCTCAACATCAACATATGCAAGGGCCGCAGCCTGGCCAAGGCCCACCACAGAGAGGACCTCCTCCAGGTTCTATGGGTG GTCCAGGAGGCCCTCCTCCAGGACACGGTGGACCACCTCAAGGACCTCCACAAGGACCGCCAGGTGGTCCGGCACCTCATGTCAATCCTGCATTCTTTCCTCAAGGACCACCTCATCAACATCCAGGGCAACATCCACCTGGTCCTCCCGGTCCACCACACGGTCCACCTCACGGACCTCCGCATGGTCCGCCCCATGGTCCACCTCACGGACCTCCGCACGGCCAGCCGCACGGACCACCGCACGTACCGCCACACGGTTACGGACCACCGAGTGCACAA GCACCTTACGGAGCACCCGGACCTGATCACCGTCCAGAGGGTCCTCCTCCGCTCTCCGAGCAAGAATTCGAAGAGATAATGGGCCGTAACCGAACAGTATCGTCATCCGCAATTGCACGAGCAGTATCCGATGCCGCGGCGGGTGAATACGCTAGTGCCATAGAGACTTTGGTTACCGCCATCTCACTAATAAAACAGTCCAAAGTTGCCGCAGATGATAGATGCAAGATTCTCATTAGTTCTCTGCAGGACACTTTACGTGGCGTTGAAACTAAGAGCTACGGTTCTGGACGCAGAG AGCGTTCACGTTCGCGCGACAGAGAGCGCAGCCACAGAAGACGACGCGAACGGTCCAGAAGTCGGGACCGCGAGTACCGTGAGCGTAGCAGGGACCGGGATCGAGAGCGCGACCGTGAGCGCGAccgtgagagagagagagatcgcgATAGAGACCGGGAGCGTTATTACAGCGAACCATATCCGAGAGAGCGATCACGCagcagagaaagagaacgcgAACGTGAAAGAGATCGTGAATATAGAGAGCGAAGCAGAGAAGAAAG TACAACACGTCAATCAGCCAGGCCAAGAGTAAAAGAAGAACCGCCAGAGACGGCACCCGTCTCGTCTTCCAAGGCGTCTAG TAATGTCGTTAAAAGAGACAAAGAGAGGCAAagagacaaagagagcgaTATATACCCCAT GTATTATGACGATCGCTACAGAGAGCGTGAGCGAGAGCGAGATCGAGAACGAGAGTCAAGCCGACGGCCGTCCGAGCGGGAACGAGAACCGGAACGAGAACGTGAACGGGAACGGGAACGGGATCGTCGAGACGAACGAGGAGACTCCTCGCATCGCTCAAGACACTAA
- the Cpsf6 gene encoding cleavage and polyadenylation specificity factor subunit 6 isoform X8: MISSKISRSRSVRLVEPQGVQEVTCNKKMDEFAGDGVDLYDDVIAAPAGGNGGVSSGNTGDGGGDTTSPNEETNGNTPYHQLGNNIQPNQIGRRHQLYVGNLTWWTSDQDITDVVQSIGVTDFVEVKFFENRANGQSKGFCVISLGSEQSMRLCMDRLPKKELHGQNPVVTYPTKQALNQFESQCKTRPAPAPQQSQSQRPHNPHQHQPPMPPHQQHPQHPQHPQHSQQNHGPRMMMGPPQGVRPQRMPPPGMGPPGPGGPGQQGPPRMHGPPMGPGPGPHHPLPGHPNQGPPPGYQQGPWNGPRPNGPPGPPRGPSGPGGPPQQGPPGPGPGQHRPPGMQFHGGPPGPPGQGPPRGPPGHPGGPPGDPRGAQPRPEWNRPPGPGGPPPGHGGPPQGPPQGPPGGPAPHVNPAFFPQGPPHQHPGQHPPGPPGPPHGPPHGPPHGPPHGPPHGPPHGQPHGPPHVPPHGYGPPSAQAPYGAPGPDHRPEGPPPLSEQEFEEIMGRNRTVSSSAIARAVSDAAAGEYASAIETLVTAISLIKQSKVAADDRCKILISSLQDTLRGVETKSYGSGRRERSRSRDRERSHRRRRERSRSRDREYRERSRDRDRERDRERDRERERDRDRDRERYYSEPYPRERSRSRERERERERDREYRERSREESTTRQSARPRVKEEPPETAPVSSSKASRYYDDRYRERERERDRERESSRRPSEREREPERERERERERDRRDERGDSSHRSRH; encoded by the exons TCGAAGTGTACGATTGGTTGAACCACAAGGTGTGCAGGAAGTTACGTGTAATAAGAAAATG GATGAATTTGCTGGTGATGGTGTTGATCTGTATGATGACGTGATCGCTGCACCAGCCGGTGGTAATGGCGGTGTCTCCTCTGGAAATACTGGAGATGGTGGTGGTGATACCACATCCCCAAATGAAGAAACCAATGGAAATACACCTTATCATCAATTGGGCAATAATATACAACCAAATCAAATTGGTAGACGACACCAATTATATGTTGGAAATTTGACAtgg tggACTAGTGATCAAGACATTACAGATGTGGTTCAAAGCATCGGTGTGACTGATTTTGTAGAAGTGAAATTTTTTGAGAATCGCGCTAATGGGCAGTCCAAAGGCTTCTGCGTAATATCTTTGGGTTCCGAACAAAGTATGAGATTATGTATGGACAGACTGCCCAAGAAGGAACTACATGGTCAGAATCCTGTAGTAACTTATCCCACGAAGCAAGCTTTGAATCAA TTTGAATCGCAGTGTAAGACACGACCCGCCCCGGCTCCGCAGCAGAGTCAGAGCCAGCGCCCTCATAACCCCCATCAACATCAGCCGCCAATGCCACCTCATCAACAACATCCCCAGCATCCTCAACATCCTCAACACTCGCAACAAAATCATGGCCCTAGAATGATGATGGGTCCTCCGCAAGGTGTTAGACCGCAAAGGATGCCGCCTCCCGGAATGGGTCCTCCAGGTCCCGGGGGTCCGGGTCAGCAAGGACCGCCGCGTATGCACGGCCCACCAATGGGTCCAGGTCCGGGACCACATCACCCATTACCCGGCCATCCCAATCAAGGCCCGCCGCCCGGTTATCAGCAAGGACCATGGAATGGTCCGCGACCCAATGGTCCACCCGGGCCGCCTAGAGGACCCAGCGGACCTGGCGGTCCGCCGCAACAAGGCCCACCTGGACCGGGTCCTGGTCAGCACAGACCACCAGGAATG CAATTTCATGGTGGTCCACCCGGACCGCCCGGCCAGGGACCTCCACGCGGCCCACCCGGTCACCCCGGTGGCCCTCCCGGAGATCCGCGAGGAGCGCAACCTCGTCCTGAGTGGAACAGGCCTCCAG GTCCAGGAGGCCCTCCTCCAGGACACGGTGGACCACCTCAAGGACCTCCACAAGGACCGCCAGGTGGTCCGGCACCTCATGTCAATCCTGCATTCTTTCCTCAAGGACCACCTCATCAACATCCAGGGCAACATCCACCTGGTCCTCCCGGTCCACCACACGGTCCACCTCACGGACCTCCGCATGGTCCGCCCCATGGTCCACCTCACGGACCTCCGCACGGCCAGCCGCACGGACCACCGCACGTACCGCCACACGGTTACGGACCACCGAGTGCACAA GCACCTTACGGAGCACCCGGACCTGATCACCGTCCAGAGGGTCCTCCTCCGCTCTCCGAGCAAGAATTCGAAGAGATAATGGGCCGTAACCGAACAGTATCGTCATCCGCAATTGCACGAGCAGTATCCGATGCCGCGGCGGGTGAATACGCTAGTGCCATAGAGACTTTGGTTACCGCCATCTCACTAATAAAACAGTCCAAAGTTGCCGCAGATGATAGATGCAAGATTCTCATTAGTTCTCTGCAGGACACTTTACGTGGCGTTGAAACTAAGAGCTACGGTTCTGGACGCAGAG AGCGTTCACGTTCGCGCGACAGAGAGCGCAGCCACAGAAGACGACGCGAACGGTCCAGAAGTCGGGACCGCGAGTACCGTGAGCGTAGCAGGGACCGGGATCGAGAGCGCGACCGTGAGCGCGAccgtgagagagagagagatcgcgATAGAGACCGGGAGCGTTATTACAGCGAACCATATCCGAGAGAGCGATCACGCagcagagaaagagaacgcgAACGTGAAAGAGATCGTGAATATAGAGAGCGAAGCAGAGAAGAAAG TACAACACGTCAATCAGCCAGGCCAAGAGTAAAAGAAGAACCGCCAGAGACGGCACCCGTCTCGTCTTCCAAGGCGTCTAG GTATTATGACGATCGCTACAGAGAGCGTGAGCGAGAGCGAGATCGAGAACGAGAGTCAAGCCGACGGCCGTCCGAGCGGGAACGAGAACCGGAACGAGAACGTGAACGGGAACGGGAACGGGATCGTCGAGACGAACGAGGAGACTCCTCGCATCGCTCAAGACACTAA
- the Cpsf6 gene encoding cleavage and polyadenylation specificity factor subunit 6 isoform X7, with translation MISSKISRSRSVRLVEPQGVQEVTCNKKMDEFAGDGVDLYDDVIAAPAGGNGGVSSGNTGDGGGDTTSPNEETNGNTPYHQLGNNIQPNQIGRRHQLYVGNLTWWTSDQDITDVVQSIGVTDFVEVKFFENRANGQSKGFCVISLGSEQSMRLCMDRLPKKELHGQNPVVTYPTKQALNQFESQCKTRPAPAPQQSQSQRPHNPHQHQPPMPPHQQHPQHPQHPQHSQQNHGPRMMMGPPQGVRPQRMPPPGMGPPGPGGPGQQGPPRMHGPPMGPGPGPHHPLPGHPNQGPPPGYQQGPWNGPRPNGPPGPPRGPSGPGGPPQQGPPGPGPGQHRPPGMQFHGGPPGPPGQGPPRGPPGHPGGPPGDPRGAQPRPEWNRPPGPGGPPPGHGGPPQGPPQGPPGGPAPHVNPAFFPQGPPHQHPGQHPPGPPGPPHGPPHGPPHGPPHGPPHGPPHGQPHGPPHVPPHGYGPPSAQAPYGAPGPDHRPEGPPPLSEQEFEEIMGRNRTVSSSAIARAVSDAAAGEYASAIETLVTAISLIKQSKVAADDRCKILISSLQDTLRGVETKSYGSGRRERSRSRDRERSHRRRRERSRSRDREYRERSRDRDRERDRERDRERERDRDRDRERYYSEPYPRERSRSRERERERERDREYRERSREESTTRQSARPRVKEEPPETAPVSSSKASSNVVKRDKERQRDKESDIYPMYYDDRYRERERERDRERESSRRPSEREREPERERERERERDRRDERGDSSHRSRH, from the exons TCGAAGTGTACGATTGGTTGAACCACAAGGTGTGCAGGAAGTTACGTGTAATAAGAAAATG GATGAATTTGCTGGTGATGGTGTTGATCTGTATGATGACGTGATCGCTGCACCAGCCGGTGGTAATGGCGGTGTCTCCTCTGGAAATACTGGAGATGGTGGTGGTGATACCACATCCCCAAATGAAGAAACCAATGGAAATACACCTTATCATCAATTGGGCAATAATATACAACCAAATCAAATTGGTAGACGACACCAATTATATGTTGGAAATTTGACAtgg tggACTAGTGATCAAGACATTACAGATGTGGTTCAAAGCATCGGTGTGACTGATTTTGTAGAAGTGAAATTTTTTGAGAATCGCGCTAATGGGCAGTCCAAAGGCTTCTGCGTAATATCTTTGGGTTCCGAACAAAGTATGAGATTATGTATGGACAGACTGCCCAAGAAGGAACTACATGGTCAGAATCCTGTAGTAACTTATCCCACGAAGCAAGCTTTGAATCAA TTTGAATCGCAGTGTAAGACACGACCCGCCCCGGCTCCGCAGCAGAGTCAGAGCCAGCGCCCTCATAACCCCCATCAACATCAGCCGCCAATGCCACCTCATCAACAACATCCCCAGCATCCTCAACATCCTCAACACTCGCAACAAAATCATGGCCCTAGAATGATGATGGGTCCTCCGCAAGGTGTTAGACCGCAAAGGATGCCGCCTCCCGGAATGGGTCCTCCAGGTCCCGGGGGTCCGGGTCAGCAAGGACCGCCGCGTATGCACGGCCCACCAATGGGTCCAGGTCCGGGACCACATCACCCATTACCCGGCCATCCCAATCAAGGCCCGCCGCCCGGTTATCAGCAAGGACCATGGAATGGTCCGCGACCCAATGGTCCACCCGGGCCGCCTAGAGGACCCAGCGGACCTGGCGGTCCGCCGCAACAAGGCCCACCTGGACCGGGTCCTGGTCAGCACAGACCACCAGGAATG CAATTTCATGGTGGTCCACCCGGACCGCCCGGCCAGGGACCTCCACGCGGCCCACCCGGTCACCCCGGTGGCCCTCCCGGAGATCCGCGAGGAGCGCAACCTCGTCCTGAGTGGAACAGGCCTCCAG GTCCAGGAGGCCCTCCTCCAGGACACGGTGGACCACCTCAAGGACCTCCACAAGGACCGCCAGGTGGTCCGGCACCTCATGTCAATCCTGCATTCTTTCCTCAAGGACCACCTCATCAACATCCAGGGCAACATCCACCTGGTCCTCCCGGTCCACCACACGGTCCACCTCACGGACCTCCGCATGGTCCGCCCCATGGTCCACCTCACGGACCTCCGCACGGCCAGCCGCACGGACCACCGCACGTACCGCCACACGGTTACGGACCACCGAGTGCACAA GCACCTTACGGAGCACCCGGACCTGATCACCGTCCAGAGGGTCCTCCTCCGCTCTCCGAGCAAGAATTCGAAGAGATAATGGGCCGTAACCGAACAGTATCGTCATCCGCAATTGCACGAGCAGTATCCGATGCCGCGGCGGGTGAATACGCTAGTGCCATAGAGACTTTGGTTACCGCCATCTCACTAATAAAACAGTCCAAAGTTGCCGCAGATGATAGATGCAAGATTCTCATTAGTTCTCTGCAGGACACTTTACGTGGCGTTGAAACTAAGAGCTACGGTTCTGGACGCAGAG AGCGTTCACGTTCGCGCGACAGAGAGCGCAGCCACAGAAGACGACGCGAACGGTCCAGAAGTCGGGACCGCGAGTACCGTGAGCGTAGCAGGGACCGGGATCGAGAGCGCGACCGTGAGCGCGAccgtgagagagagagagatcgcgATAGAGACCGGGAGCGTTATTACAGCGAACCATATCCGAGAGAGCGATCACGCagcagagaaagagaacgcgAACGTGAAAGAGATCGTGAATATAGAGAGCGAAGCAGAGAAGAAAG TACAACACGTCAATCAGCCAGGCCAAGAGTAAAAGAAGAACCGCCAGAGACGGCACCCGTCTCGTCTTCCAAGGCGTCTAG TAATGTCGTTAAAAGAGACAAAGAGAGGCAAagagacaaagagagcgaTATATACCCCAT GTATTATGACGATCGCTACAGAGAGCGTGAGCGAGAGCGAGATCGAGAACGAGAGTCAAGCCGACGGCCGTCCGAGCGGGAACGAGAACCGGAACGAGAACGTGAACGGGAACGGGAACGGGATCGTCGAGACGAACGAGGAGACTCCTCGCATCGCTCAAGACACTAA
- the Cpsf6 gene encoding cleavage and polyadenylation specificity factor subunit 6 isoform X2 produces the protein MADGDIDLYADDLEQDFAQDEFAGDGVDLYDDVIAAPAGGNGGVSSGNTGDGGGDTTSPNEETNGNTPYHQLGNNIQPNQIGRRHQLYVGNLTWWTSDQDITDVVQSIGVTDFVEVKFFENRANGQSKGFCVISLGSEQSMRLCMDRLPKKELHGQNPVVTYPTKQALNQFESQCKTRPAPAPQQSQSQRPHNPHQHQPPMPPHQQHPQHPQHPQHSQQNHGPRMMMGPPQGVRPQRMPPPGMGPPGPGGPGQQGPPRMHGPPMGPGPGPHHPLPGHPNQGPPPGYQQGPWNGPRPNGPPGPPRGPSGPGGPPQQGPPGPGPGQHRPPGMQFHGGPPGPPGQGPPRGPPGHPGGPPGDPRGAQPRPEWNRPPGMHHGPQGPPGFPQHQHMQGPQPGQGPPQRGPPPGSMGGPGGPPPGHGGPPQGPPQGPPGGPAPHVNPAFFPQGPPHQHPGQHPPGPPGPPHGPPHGPPHGPPHGPPHGPPHGQPHGPPHVPPHGYGPPSAQAPYGAPGPDHRPEGPPPLSEQEFEEIMGRNRTVSSSAIARAVSDAAAGEYASAIETLVTAISLIKQSKVAADDRCKILISSLQDTLRGVETKSYGSGRRERSRSRDRERSHRRRRERSRSRDREYRERSRDRDRERDRERDRERERDRDRDRERYYSEPYPRERSRSRERERERERDREYRERSREESTTRQSARPRVKEEPPETAPVSSSKASSNVVKRDKERQRDKESDIYPMYYDDRYRERERERDRERESSRRPSEREREPERERERERERDRRDERGDSSHRSRH, from the exons GATGAATTTGCTGGTGATGGTGTTGATCTGTATGATGACGTGATCGCTGCACCAGCCGGTGGTAATGGCGGTGTCTCCTCTGGAAATACTGGAGATGGTGGTGGTGATACCACATCCCCAAATGAAGAAACCAATGGAAATACACCTTATCATCAATTGGGCAATAATATACAACCAAATCAAATTGGTAGACGACACCAATTATATGTTGGAAATTTGACAtgg tggACTAGTGATCAAGACATTACAGATGTGGTTCAAAGCATCGGTGTGACTGATTTTGTAGAAGTGAAATTTTTTGAGAATCGCGCTAATGGGCAGTCCAAAGGCTTCTGCGTAATATCTTTGGGTTCCGAACAAAGTATGAGATTATGTATGGACAGACTGCCCAAGAAGGAACTACATGGTCAGAATCCTGTAGTAACTTATCCCACGAAGCAAGCTTTGAATCAA TTTGAATCGCAGTGTAAGACACGACCCGCCCCGGCTCCGCAGCAGAGTCAGAGCCAGCGCCCTCATAACCCCCATCAACATCAGCCGCCAATGCCACCTCATCAACAACATCCCCAGCATCCTCAACATCCTCAACACTCGCAACAAAATCATGGCCCTAGAATGATGATGGGTCCTCCGCAAGGTGTTAGACCGCAAAGGATGCCGCCTCCCGGAATGGGTCCTCCAGGTCCCGGGGGTCCGGGTCAGCAAGGACCGCCGCGTATGCACGGCCCACCAATGGGTCCAGGTCCGGGACCACATCACCCATTACCCGGCCATCCCAATCAAGGCCCGCCGCCCGGTTATCAGCAAGGACCATGGAATGGTCCGCGACCCAATGGTCCACCCGGGCCGCCTAGAGGACCCAGCGGACCTGGCGGTCCGCCGCAACAAGGCCCACCTGGACCGGGTCCTGGTCAGCACAGACCACCAGGAATG CAATTTCATGGTGGTCCACCCGGACCGCCCGGCCAGGGACCTCCACGCGGCCCACCCGGTCACCCCGGTGGCCCTCCCGGAGATCCGCGAGGAGCGCAACCTCGTCCTGAGTGGAACAGGCCTCCAG GAATGCATCATGGGCCTCAGGGACCACCAGGTTTCCCTCAACATCAACATATGCAAGGGCCGCAGCCTGGCCAAGGCCCACCACAGAGAGGACCTCCTCCAGGTTCTATGGGTG GTCCAGGAGGCCCTCCTCCAGGACACGGTGGACCACCTCAAGGACCTCCACAAGGACCGCCAGGTGGTCCGGCACCTCATGTCAATCCTGCATTCTTTCCTCAAGGACCACCTCATCAACATCCAGGGCAACATCCACCTGGTCCTCCCGGTCCACCACACGGTCCACCTCACGGACCTCCGCATGGTCCGCCCCATGGTCCACCTCACGGACCTCCGCACGGCCAGCCGCACGGACCACCGCACGTACCGCCACACGGTTACGGACCACCGAGTGCACAA GCACCTTACGGAGCACCCGGACCTGATCACCGTCCAGAGGGTCCTCCTCCGCTCTCCGAGCAAGAATTCGAAGAGATAATGGGCCGTAACCGAACAGTATCGTCATCCGCAATTGCACGAGCAGTATCCGATGCCGCGGCGGGTGAATACGCTAGTGCCATAGAGACTTTGGTTACCGCCATCTCACTAATAAAACAGTCCAAAGTTGCCGCAGATGATAGATGCAAGATTCTCATTAGTTCTCTGCAGGACACTTTACGTGGCGTTGAAACTAAGAGCTACGGTTCTGGACGCAGAG AGCGTTCACGTTCGCGCGACAGAGAGCGCAGCCACAGAAGACGACGCGAACGGTCCAGAAGTCGGGACCGCGAGTACCGTGAGCGTAGCAGGGACCGGGATCGAGAGCGCGACCGTGAGCGCGAccgtgagagagagagagatcgcgATAGAGACCGGGAGCGTTATTACAGCGAACCATATCCGAGAGAGCGATCACGCagcagagaaagagaacgcgAACGTGAAAGAGATCGTGAATATAGAGAGCGAAGCAGAGAAGAAAG TACAACACGTCAATCAGCCAGGCCAAGAGTAAAAGAAGAACCGCCAGAGACGGCACCCGTCTCGTCTTCCAAGGCGTCTAG TAATGTCGTTAAAAGAGACAAAGAGAGGCAAagagacaaagagagcgaTATATACCCCAT GTATTATGACGATCGCTACAGAGAGCGTGAGCGAGAGCGAGATCGAGAACGAGAGTCAAGCCGACGGCCGTCCGAGCGGGAACGAGAACCGGAACGAGAACGTGAACGGGAACGGGAACGGGATCGTCGAGACGAACGAGGAGACTCCTCGCATCGCTCAAGACACTAA